From Lolium perenne isolate Kyuss_39 chromosome 5, Kyuss_2.0, whole genome shotgun sequence, a single genomic window includes:
- the LOC127304173 gene encoding F-box protein At2g26160-like, translating into MAASPSKASAPVAPRPPEASMCSSLWSDLPVDLAGLVLRRLPSLADRVCFGSVCRHWRHAARQQAPVLPPALPWTITSSTGKAQSIPDGEVHRLCPGKLAQCACSSESWLLMIGKASRHDTTESLNFLKNPLSGAIVLLPDPGSLLRHGAGLYCVTKFIVCRSDLVVATTRDNIPSYKDPLIACSPGTSPSWSMSTQGAATDGSSYQDIAFHDGSIYAMAEQGDLYVHRVSEDDGLGVVLSSAKLVIKGSAGDTRWLGVSRFLVVSRSGRLLMVKWNHRHGNIYHDDGISAFELFEADLQMSRWSRLSSIGDQVLFVSQRCSKAVPVSHDHCDDYLCGDRVYFVDNAIYGPKECCFGATSCGMYDLRNNTCHPVVSDAFRDNNIAAAAWFFPHT; encoded by the coding sequence ATGGCTGCCAGTCCAAGCAAAGCCAGCGCTCCCGTGGCGCCGCGGCCGCCGGAAGCCAGCATGTGCTCGTCCTTGTGGTCAGATCTCCCAGTGGATCTCGCTGGGCTCGTCCTACGCCGGCTGCCTTCCCTCGCCGATCGCGTCTGCTTCGGCTCCGTTTGCCGCCACTGGCGCCACGCCGCGCGGCAGCAGGCCCCAGTGCTCCCTCCGGCGCTCCCGtggaccatcacctcctccaccgGCAAAGCACAAAGTATCCCTGACGGCGAGGTGCACCGCCTGTGCCCCGGCAAGCTCGCGCAATGCGCGTGCTCCTCCGAGAGCTGGCTGCTGATGATCGGGAAAGCGTCGCGCCATGACACGACCGAGAGCCTTAACTTCCTGAAGAACCCTCTCTCAGGCGCCATCGTGCTACTGCCGGACCCAGGCAGCCTTCTACGCCATGGCGCCGGGTTATACTGCGTCACGAAATTCATTGTGTGCCGTAGCGATCTCGTCGTAGCCACAACCAGAGACAACATCCCTAGTTACAAGGATCCACTAATTGCGTGCTCCCCTGGTACATCGCCATCGTGGTCGATGAGCACACAGGGGGCCGCCACTGATGGGTCCTCTTACCAAGACATAGCCTTCCACGATGGAAGCATCTATGCCATGGCCGAACAAGGAGACCTTTACGTGCACCGGGTTAGCGAGGACGATGGGCTTGGAGTAGTGTTGTCTTCCGCGAAGCTAGTGATCAAGGGCAGTGCGGGTGACACCCGTTGGCTCGGTGTGAGTCGATTCCTGGTGGTTTCACGTAGTGGGAGGTTGCTGATGGTCAAATGGAACCATAGGCACGGAAACATCTATCATGACGATGGtatctcggccttcgagttgttcGAAGCGGATCTTCAGATGTCACGATGGTCACGGTTATCGAGCATCGGTGACCAGGTCTTGTTTGTGAGCCAAAGGTGCTCCAAGGCCGTCCCTGTATCTCATGACCATTGCGATGATTATCTGTGTGGTGACCGTGTATATTTCGTGGACAATGCAATCTATGGTCCGAAAGAGTGTTGCTTTGGAGCTACTAGTTGTGGTATGTACGACTTAAGAAATAACACATGTCATCCGGTTGTATCCGATGCATTCCGTGACAATAATATAGCGGCGGCAGCATGGTTCTTCCCACACACGTGA